A segment of the Sphingopyxis sp. OAS728 genome:
GCGCGATCTGGTCGGTCGGCAGCGGATGGATTTCGATGCCGCGCTCCGCGAGCAAAGCGTGCGTCGCGGACCAGCGGTCGCCGACGAGCACGGTGTCGCGAATGCGCAGGATATTGGCGGCGGGCTCTTCGCCCGGCGGGGTCGTGACGACCTCGAGCCCGTCGAACTGCGGGCAAGCGGCGAGCGCCGGGACGGCGAGGATCGTGCGCGCATCGATCAGCCCGCAGCCGGTCTTGAAGTGAAGCACGCCCGGCGGGGTTTCGGCGATCTCCGCGCGATAGCCGAGCTGGCCGAGCAGGCCCGCGAGTTCTTCGGCGCCGGTGCGGTCGGTACGCGCCGAGAGACCGATGATCACGCGGTCGGCGAGGCGCAATATGTCGCCGCCGTCGGCGTAGCCGGGGCCGGTCATTTCGAGGAGGCGCGGGTGGTGCGCAGCGAGCGCGCCGCGGATATGCGCGACCTCGCCCGCGCGGCTCGGCGCACCGGGACGGAGCAGGATCGCGCCCTTGGGGAAGGTCAGCGCGACATCCTCGGTGAACAACGCATCGGGGAAATCGTCTAGCGGTTCGAGGACTTCGACCGCGAGGCCGAGGGTACGCAGCGTCGCGACATAGGCCTCATGCTCGGCGAGGAGGCCGTAGAAATCGGGGTCGGGACCGCCGTCGGCGCGGATACCCTTCACCGCCGAACGGGCGGGGGCGCGGCAGAGGGCACGGGTGAAGGCATAGGGACTGGTCATGCCCCATCCCTACCCGTTCGCATCCCGAAGTCGAGATGCGAACGGAGAGAGGTTCGGGCTCAGCCCTTCTTGAGGTGGCGGCGGCCGAGCAGCTCGGCGATCTGCACCGCGTTCAGCGCCGCGCCCTTGCGGAGATTGTCGCTGACGCACCAGAGGTTGAGGCCGTTTTCGACCGTCGGGTCCTCGCGCACGCGGCTGACGAAGGTCGCGAAGTCGCCGACGCATTCGACGGGGGTGATGTAACCGCCGTCCTCGCGCTTGTCGTGGAGCACGACGCCGGGGGCTTCGCGCAGGATGCGCTGTGCGTCCTCGGCCGACAGTTCATCCTCCATCTCGATGTTGATCGCTTCGGAATGGCCGACGAAGACGGGCACGCGGACACAGGTCGCGGTGACCTTGATCTTCGGATCGAGAATCTTCTTGGTCTCGACGACCATCTTCCACTCTTCCTTCGTCGAACCGTCGTCGAGGAATTTGTCGATGTGCGGGATGACGTTGAAGGCGATCTGCTTGGTGAACTTGTTGATGTCCTTCTCATCGCCGACGAAGATCTGGCGCGTCTGGTTCCACAGCTCGTCCATGCCCGCCTTGCCCGCGCCCGACACCGACTGATAGGTCGAGACGACGACGCGCTTGATCTTGGCGGCGTCGTGGAGCGGCTTCAGCGCGACGACCATCTGCGCGGTCGAGCAGTTCGGGTTCGCGATGATGTTCCGCTTGGTATAGCCGTCGATCGCGTCGGGGTTCACTTCAGGCACGATCAGCGGCACGTCGGGATCCATGCGATAGAGCGACGAGTTGTCGATCACGACGCAGCCGGCGGCCGCTGCCTTGGGCGCGTGGATCGCGGTCGCGTCGCTGCCGATCGCGAAAATCGCCATGTCCCAGCCCGACCAGTCGAAATTCTCGATATTCTGGCACTTCACGGTTTTACCGGTATCGCCGATTTCGATCTCGTCGCCCTGGCTGCGCGACGATGCGACCGCCGCCAGTTCGTCGTAGGGAAATTCGCGCTCGGCGAGAATGGCGAGCACTTCGCGCCCGACATTGCCCGTGGCTCCGGCGACTACGATACGATAACCCATTTATTCACTCCTCAGTGCAAACACTCGGTTGAAAACGTAACTAAAACTCAGACTTTCCAGCGGAAATGGCCGGTCAGCTTATGCTTGAACAACGCATCCTCCTCACGCGTGCCGCCGCCGATATTGTGGAGGACGAGCGGTACGCCGGTCGTATCCTTGCGGTCGGACACGATGCCGGTGTGCGGCAGCCGCCCGCCGACCATCTGGGTGAAGATGTCGCCCGGACGCCAGTCGGCGGGATCGTTGGTGACGGGCAGTGCCGCCCCGTGCCGCCGCCAATAGGTCGCGAGATTGGGCACGCGGCGATGATCGATGTTGCGGTCGGGGCGGCCGAGCCCCCAATTTTTCGGATAAGCCCCAAAATTGGCGCGCATGTCGGCGTTTACAAGGGCCTGGAGATCGTGGCCCAGCGCATCGCGAAAGGCGCGGATCACGACGTCGGTGCACACGCCCTTCGCGCGGTCGACATCGCCGTTCGGGAAACGCAGCACGGTGTAGGCGGGGTCATAGGTCAGCGTGACGCCGACCTGCCGCCGCGCGGCACGCACCAGAAGCTGCGCCGGGGTAAGTGCCATCGCCTCGCCCGACACGCCGAAGGCAAGCACCGCGCCAAGGAAGGCGCGCCGCGTTGGCTGGAACGGAGGTACGGACGCTTGCATCAAATTCGCTTTGCCCAAAAGAAAACGACCGGCTCTGCCTGTTGGCGGAACCGGTCGTTTTTGAAAGCTGTTTCGGCTTTGGTGTGGAGAAGCTCTCCTTAGCCTTCGCCGGCTTCCGACCGGTAATCGCGGCGCTCCGCAATACGCGCCGATTTACCAGTGCGGCCACGAAGATAGTAAAGCTTCGCACGACGCACAGCACCCTTGCGGATCACGGTAATGCTGTCGATGTTGGGCGAATAGAGCGGGAACACGCGCTCGACACCTTCGCCGAACGACATTTTGCGCACGGTAAAGTTGGAGCCCATGCCCTTGTTCGAGCGTGCAATGCACACGCCTTCGAAATTCTGGACGCGGGTGCGCTCGCCTTCGACCACCTTCACGCCGACTTTCAGCGTGTCGCCGGGACGGAAGGTCGGAATGGTCTTGCCAGCCTTGGCAATTTCTTCGGCTTCGATCGTCTGGATGAGGTTCATGTCCTCTAGTCCTTTTCTTTTCGCCGCGCGCCAGAGGCAGGCCAACCCGAGCATCGATATGACGCTCCCAAAGGTCCGGCCTGCGTAACCGTATCTGTCGGCAAGGCTTCCCGATCGCAGCACTTCGGAAACCCTGCGCCCCGTCCGGATGACCGGCCGGGGATAAGCGGATGAGGGGCGCGCGCAAGCAATGCGATTCGCCCGGTTCCACTCGAAGCCGCGGCCACTACGCCGGAAAGCCATGAAATGCAAGGGTCTCGGCGGCGAAGCGGCGCGGCGGGTTTAAACGGCCATTAACCAAAATCCGTCATGTGCAGCAGCGGAGGGACCCGATGCTGCAGATGACCGCCATGAAGCCGCTCGCGAGCCGCGCTTTTGCGCCCGCCGACGGCACCGGGCTGGCGGCGTTCCTCAACTGGGCGCTGTGCTGGATACTGCTGCCCAACCTGCCCTTTCTGCCGATCACCATCATGGGCGGGCCGATGCGCGCGCCCGAAATCTGGCTGTGCGCCGCGGTCGGCTTCGTCGCGAGCTGGTTCGGATATTGGGTTCGCCTTTCGGCCTTTTTCGGCCTTCTCGCCTATCTGACACTCGTCTTCATCGCGAGCATGTTCAACATGCACGTCAGCATGATCCTGTCGGTGATCGCGCTGGTGCTCGACCTCCGCCCCGCCGCCTCGCCCGAATATATGATCGGCGGGGGGCTGCTGATCTTCGTCCTGGCGATCGCCGCGCGGCAGCTTCGCCGGCCGAACCATCTGCGCGGACTGCAGTGGATGGCCGCAGCCGCAGCGCTGACCTATACGCTGGCGACGGCCGACTATGTCCGGGCGCGCGACGGGTCCACCGCCTATAACCGCGTGGCACCCGCCGATGCGCCGTTCACCTCGGCGACGCAGCAAACCGGCTTTCTGAAGCTCGCCGACGGCAAAAGGCATGTGATGATCGTCGTCGTCGAGGCGATGGGGCTACCGACCGAGCCCGCGCTGCGCACGCGCCTCGACGCCATCTGGACGCGCCCCGAACTCGCCGAGCGGTTCGAGATCAGCCAGGGCAGCACGACCTTTTACAATTCGACGACCAAGGGCGAGATACGCGAGCTGTGCCAGCGATGGGGCGATTATCCCGAGATCGCGGTGCCCGACCCCGATTGCCTGCCCGCGGCCTTGGCACGACGCGGCTATGCGACGCACGCTTATCACGGCTTTTCGCCGAAATTCTTTGACCGCGATCGCTGGTATCCGCTGATCGGGTTCGAACGAATGAGCTTTCGCGACACGCTTGAGGCCGAGGGCGCGGGGCATTGCCCGAACGTCTTTCCCGGCGCGTGCGACCGCAACATTCCGCGGCTGATCGGCCGCGACCTCGCTGCGGCGAAGCGGCCGCAGTTCGTCTATTGGCTGACGCTCAATTCGCATCTGCCGGTGGTCGCCAACGCCGAGCTGCGCACCGAGAATTGCCGCCAGCTTGGCGCCGTGCTCGACAGCGATTATCCGCCCGTCTGCCGCCTGTTCGCGATCTGGGACGACACCGCTGCGGCGCTCGCCGCGATGGCGAACCGGCCCGATTTCCCGCCGACCGACATATTGATCGTCGGCGATCATATGCCGCCCTTCACCCAGCAAAAGAGCCGGATGATGTTCGACAGCACGAAGGTACCGTGGGTGCTTCTGCGCTATCGGGCGCCGGAGCGTCCGGCCGAATAGGCCGCCCACAAATCGGGACGCCGCGCCTCGGTATCGCGTTCGGCCTGCTCGCGGCGCCACGCCGCAATCTTCTTGTGATCGCCCGACCGCAGCACGTCGGGGATATCGCGCCCTTCCCAGCTCACGGGCCGCGTGTAGTGCGGATATTCGAGCAACCCCTGTTCGAACGATTCATCGTCGCCGCTGGCCGAAGCGCCCATCACGCCGGGAAGGAGGCGGATGCACGCGTCGAGCAGCAACAACGCGCCCATCTCTCCGCCCGACAATATGATGTCACCCATCGACACTTGCTCGATCGGCCTCGCGTCGAAGATGCGCTCGTCGAATCCTTCGAACCGGCCGCAGAGGATGATCGCGCCGGGGCCGGCCGAAAGCTGGCGCACGCGCGCCTGCGTGATCGGTGCACCGCGCGGGGTCATCGCAAGGATTGGGAGGCCCGGATGCGCCGCCACCGCATGGTCGATCGCCGCCGCCAGCACATCGGCCTTGAGGACCATGCCGGCGCCGCCGCCCGCGGGTGTGTCGTCGACGGTGCGGTGCTTGTCGGTCGCGAAATCGCGGATATGCACCGGCGCGCAAGCCCACGTCCCGCTTTCGAGCGCGCGCCCCGCCATGCTGTGCCCTAGCGGGCCGGGAAACATGTCGGGGTAGAGGGTGAGCGGGACGGCGGTGAAGGTCATGGTCGGCGCTCAACAGAAATCTGGCGCCAAGTCCAGCGCATCAAGCCGTGCCCCAACAACCACGCCAAAATCGCGCCAACCGGCCCCCACCAAAGAAAAGAAATGGCAAACTTCCAGCCGAAAGCGGCCGAGTAGAGCCACAATCCGATCAAAACCGGAATCAGCAACAATATCGGCACGATCGCAGGAGCTACTATGACGGCTTCCCGATAGCCAACGCCGCCCCTTCCCGCACGGCGTAATGACAGGCGATACAGAAGCATCGTCCCGATCTGCATGAGCAGAATAAAGCAAATCAGAGAGATAGCCGGGAATATGCTCATAACAGCGGCTCCCATACCGCGTCGGGCAGCAGGTGGCGATCCTTCTCGATTTCGGCGTGCAGCCATTCGCGGAAGCGTTCGATCTTGCGCACCCCGACGCGGTTATCACGGTGGACGAGCCACATGCCCGACCCCTTCGACACATAGAATGTGTCGAAGGGCTGGACCATGCGGCCGCTCGCGAGTTCGCCCTGCCAGTAGAGCGGGGTCATCATCGCGACGCCGAAGCCCGCCTGTACCGCCGCCCCTTCCTGCAACTGGCTGTCGAGTTCGATCCCGCGACGCGACGTCGCGGGCGGCGTTCCCACCCCTGCCAGAGCGAACCATTCGGCCCACCAGCTGTCGTTCGGCGCGAGGCGCTGGACGCGGAGCAGGTCGGCGGGCTCGCGGATATCATGTTCCTCGAGAAAGGCCGGCGAGGCGATCGGGGCGAGATATTGGCGCATCAGGAAATCGCTGCGCAGTCCCGGCCACACGCCCCTGCCGATGCGGATCGCGACATCGACGTTGGAGGCGTCGAAGTCGACGAGATCGTTGCTCATCGCCATGCGCACCGCGAGTTCGGGATATTGGAGCTGGAAGCTGCCGATGCGCGCGCTGAGCCAGGTGCCGCCGAAGCTGGTCGCGGCGTTGATCGTCAGAACATCGGCCTCGTCGCTGCCGAGCGCGGCGAAGGCGTCGCCCATCGTGGCGAAGGCGTTGCTGATCGCGGGGAGCAATCGCTGCCCCGTTTCGGACAATCGCACACGGCCCTTTTCGCGCACGAAGAGCGCGCGGCCGAGGCGATCCTCCAATTGGCGGATTTGATAACTCACCGCCGCCTGCGTGAGCCCCAGTTCCTCGGCGGCGCGCGAGAAATTCTGCAAACGTCCGGCGGCTTCGAAGGTGCGCACGGCAGCGAGGGGCGGCAGGCGGGACATAAGACCTTATAAGCAGAGCTTATAATATGGTCTACGCCTTTTGTTGGCCGCGGGGAGCGGGGCGAGGCATATTCTGATCATCAAGCGAAAGGAGATGAACGATGAGAGACGAGCAGTTCATGCGCGTTTGGAATGACGGTCATGATCATTTCAGCGCCGATATCGCCCGCGGCCTCCACTGGCTCGCGACCCCGTTCCGCCGCCTCGGCGAGTGGATCGCCCTGCCGAGCGCGCCCGGCGAAGACAGCGCCTTCACCCGCGTTGCTGCACGCTGCGGCGTGCGCCCGCGCCGGGCACGATAAGAAACCCTGCCCTCCCCTCTCGAAGGTCCAGGGCGAAAACGGGGTGAGGCCGTCCCTTGCTAAAGCCTCACCCCGTCGAAATCAGCGCGCCTCGGGTGGCACGACGCGCAGGCGCAGCGCCTGGATCGTGACCGGCGTCGTCGGCGCGAGCAACAATTGCCCGTCGAGCTTGCCCTTCTCGCAATTGAGCCGGAAGGCGGTCGACATCGCCCCGCTCGGCGCGAGCGGTTCGTCGGTCGGGCATGCCCCGACCTCGGCCTTCAGCTTCGCAAATTCGGTTTTCCAGTTATCGGCCGAGCGGTCGAGCAGGAAGTTCATCGCGAGCCGACCCTGCAGCGGGCCAAGGTCGCCCGCGGCATAAGCCGCCCTTGCCGCCGCATAGGCGTCCGCCACCGCAGGCGACACCGGAACGGGGCGCGTTTCGAGCAGCCCCGCCTTGTCCATCGCGACCGCGGTGTCCCATGCGGGGCCCGACGGTCCGGCGTAGGTCCGGTTCGACAGCGCGAAGACCCCGACGCCATGGTCGGGCATCAGCATCACATGGCTGCCATAGCCCGGATAGCCGCCACCATGCGCGAGCGTGAGGCCGAGGTCGCAATCCTGCGCGACGCGCCAGCCCATGCCATAGGCGCCGGCCTGCTTGCACGCCGTGGCACCGCTCGCCCCGATGCGGTTCGTCACCGAGACGAAGTTCGAGCCCTGCGCGATCTCGCGCACCGTTGACCGCTTGACCGGGCCATTGTCGGCATCGTCGCGCGCGGGCCAGG
Coding sequences within it:
- a CDS encoding dimethylarginine dimethylaminohydrolase family protein, producing the protein MTSPYAFTRALCRAPARSAVKGIRADGGPDPDFYGLLAEHEAYVATLRTLGLAVEVLEPLDDFPDALFTEDVALTFPKGAILLRPGAPSRAGEVAHIRGALAAHHPRLLEMTGPGYADGGDILRLADRVIIGLSARTDRTGAEELAGLLGQLGYRAEIAETPPGVLHFKTGCGLIDARTILAVPALAACPQFDGLEVVTTPPGEEPAANILRIRDTVLVGDRWSATHALLAERGIEIHPLPTDQIAHIDAGLSCMSLRW
- a CDS encoding aspartate-semialdehyde dehydrogenase produces the protein MGYRIVVAGATGNVGREVLAILAEREFPYDELAAVASSRSQGDEIEIGDTGKTVKCQNIENFDWSGWDMAIFAIGSDATAIHAPKAAAAGCVVIDNSSLYRMDPDVPLIVPEVNPDAIDGYTKRNIIANPNCSTAQMVVALKPLHDAAKIKRVVVSTYQSVSGAGKAGMDELWNQTRQIFVGDEKDINKFTKQIAFNVIPHIDKFLDDGSTKEEWKMVVETKKILDPKIKVTATCVRVPVFVGHSEAINIEMEDELSAEDAQRILREAPGVVLHDKREDGGYITPVECVGDFATFVSRVREDPTVENGLNLWCVSDNLRKGAALNAVQIAELLGRRHLKKG
- a CDS encoding DUF1287 domain-containing protein, with amino-acid sequence MQASVPPFQPTRRAFLGAVLAFGVSGEAMALTPAQLLVRAARRQVGVTLTYDPAYTVLRFPNGDVDRAKGVCTDVVIRAFRDALGHDLQALVNADMRANFGAYPKNWGLGRPDRNIDHRRVPNLATYWRRHGAALPVTNDPADWRPGDIFTQMVGGRLPHTGIVSDRKDTTGVPLVLHNIGGGTREEDALFKHKLTGHFRWKV
- the rplS gene encoding 50S ribosomal protein L19; its protein translation is MNLIQTIEAEEIAKAGKTIPTFRPGDTLKVGVKVVEGERTRVQNFEGVCIARSNKGMGSNFTVRKMSFGEGVERVFPLYSPNIDSITVIRKGAVRRAKLYYLRGRTGKSARIAERRDYRSEAGEG
- a CDS encoding sulfatase-like hydrolase/transferase → MLQMTAMKPLASRAFAPADGTGLAAFLNWALCWILLPNLPFLPITIMGGPMRAPEIWLCAAVGFVASWFGYWVRLSAFFGLLAYLTLVFIASMFNMHVSMILSVIALVLDLRPAASPEYMIGGGLLIFVLAIAARQLRRPNHLRGLQWMAAAAALTYTLATADYVRARDGSTAYNRVAPADAPFTSATQQTGFLKLADGKRHVMIVVVEAMGLPTEPALRTRLDAIWTRPELAERFEISQGSTTFYNSTTKGEIRELCQRWGDYPEIAVPDPDCLPAALARRGYATHAYHGFSPKFFDRDRWYPLIGFERMSFRDTLEAEGAGHCPNVFPGACDRNIPRLIGRDLAAAKRPQFVYWLTLNSHLPVVANAELRTENCRQLGAVLDSDYPPVCRLFAIWDDTAAALAAMANRPDFPPTDILIVGDHMPPFTQQKSRMMFDSTKVPWVLLRYRAPERPAE
- the trmD gene encoding tRNA (guanosine(37)-N1)-methyltransferase TrmD, giving the protein MTFTAVPLTLYPDMFPGPLGHSMAGRALESGTWACAPVHIRDFATDKHRTVDDTPAGGGAGMVLKADVLAAAIDHAVAAHPGLPILAMTPRGAPITQARVRQLSAGPGAIILCGRFEGFDERIFDARPIEQVSMGDIILSGGEMGALLLLDACIRLLPGVMGASASGDDESFEQGLLEYPHYTRPVSWEGRDIPDVLRSGDHKKIAAWRREQAERDTEARRPDLWAAYSAGRSGAR
- a CDS encoding LysR substrate-binding domain-containing protein, which gives rise to MSRLPPLAAVRTFEAAGRLQNFSRAAEELGLTQAAVSYQIRQLEDRLGRALFVREKGRVRLSETGQRLLPAISNAFATMGDAFAALGSDEADVLTINAATSFGGTWLSARIGSFQLQYPELAVRMAMSNDLVDFDASNVDVAIRIGRGVWPGLRSDFLMRQYLAPIASPAFLEEHDIREPADLLRVQRLAPNDSWWAEWFALAGVGTPPATSRRGIELDSQLQEGAAVQAGFGVAMMTPLYWQGELASGRMVQPFDTFYVSKGSGMWLVHRDNRVGVRKIERFREWLHAEIEKDRHLLPDAVWEPLL